The Nesterenkonia xinjiangensis genome contains a region encoding:
- a CDS encoding tripartite tricarboxylate transporter TctB family protein, whose protein sequence is MKVRSVELIVLLGLAAAGVWYLVSAVDFLEAEEQDYFLNPGFFPTILGCVLLLFIAVSLLQTLLSKTNREAFPESNTRRVILVIGLTAAYLLLWSMIEPLFYLFTVLFFLAVSLVLTLKRGAPLLPAIARLGLVAVLLTGLVYLIFDVTFGISLT, encoded by the coding sequence ATGAAGGTCAGATCGGTTGAGCTGATCGTGCTGCTCGGCCTCGCGGCGGCCGGGGTCTGGTATCTGGTCAGCGCAGTGGATTTCCTGGAGGCCGAAGAGCAGGACTATTTCCTGAACCCTGGGTTCTTCCCCACCATTCTGGGCTGTGTGCTGCTGCTGTTCATCGCGGTCAGCCTCCTGCAGACGCTGCTCAGCAAGACCAACAGGGAGGCATTTCCGGAGAGCAACACCCGCCGGGTGATCCTGGTCATCGGGCTGACGGCCGCCTACCTCCTGCTCTGGAGCATGATCGAGCCGCTGTTCTACCTGTTCACCGTCCTGTTCTTCCTGGCGGTCTCCCTGGTGCTGACCCTGAAGAGAGGAGCCCCGCTGCTGCCGGCGATCGCCAGGCTCGGGCTGGTCGCCGTCCTGCTCACCGGACTGGTCTACCTCATCTTCGACGTCACGTTCGGGATCTCCCTGACATGA
- a CDS encoding NAD(P)-binding domain-containing protein, with translation MTVAVLGLGEAGQVFARAFNQAGVHVVGFDPGPATTPDGVRRAATAAEAVVEADFVLSLTTARYAVSAAEECRAALRPGALYLDLNASSPAVKKSVAGVLDGAAQVVDGAVIGSVRAFGATVQVLLSGKASGEAEQQLRRVGTRTEILGAEVGDASRRKLLRSIFMKGLSALVQESLEAAAGAGDEQWVRQQMAEALVGGESTVDRLDSGIRIHARRRSQELADSLDLIQDLEGTWPMTLGARERHLLLARRAEDVSPALEVLRRTPTAALGDGSDRLGFVGADLHPVWDCPQIAGPALTVQTQAGDNFAIHQALACVKPGQILVVSGERGRERALIGDLIAERAKKAGVAGMILDAPVRDAAGIAEVGLPVWAAGISAAGPYKSGPARLGRPVAVGHAVCNPGDIVVADAEGILFLAPEEATAAAEAAEAVLADESARRESIRSTT, from the coding sequence ATGACTGTAGCAGTTCTGGGGCTCGGCGAGGCGGGCCAGGTCTTCGCACGGGCCTTCAACCAGGCGGGAGTACACGTCGTGGGGTTCGACCCTGGGCCGGCCACGACTCCCGACGGCGTGCGCCGTGCAGCCACTGCAGCCGAGGCCGTCGTGGAGGCGGACTTCGTGCTGTCGCTGACCACCGCGCGCTACGCCGTCTCCGCGGCAGAGGAGTGCCGAGCGGCCCTGCGCCCCGGCGCCCTGTACCTGGACCTCAACGCTTCCTCTCCTGCAGTGAAGAAATCTGTGGCTGGAGTCCTCGACGGCGCCGCGCAGGTTGTCGACGGCGCGGTCATCGGCTCCGTGCGGGCCTTCGGAGCCACCGTTCAGGTCCTCCTCTCGGGGAAGGCGAGCGGGGAAGCCGAGCAACAGCTCAGGCGAGTCGGCACCCGCACCGAGATCCTCGGTGCGGAGGTCGGCGACGCCTCGCGGCGCAAGTTGCTGCGCAGCATCTTCATGAAGGGCCTCAGCGCGCTGGTGCAGGAGTCCCTGGAGGCCGCGGCCGGCGCCGGCGACGAACAGTGGGTGCGTCAGCAGATGGCGGAGGCGCTCGTCGGAGGTGAGTCCACAGTGGACCGTCTGGACAGCGGCATCCGGATCCACGCCCGTCGGCGCAGTCAGGAGCTGGCCGACAGCCTCGACCTCATCCAGGACTTGGAGGGCACCTGGCCCATGACCTTGGGGGCACGGGAGCGGCACCTGCTGCTGGCCCGACGGGCTGAGGACGTCTCGCCCGCTCTCGAGGTGCTGCGGCGCACGCCCACCGCCGCTCTCGGCGACGGCAGCGACCGGCTGGGATTCGTCGGCGCGGACCTGCACCCGGTGTGGGACTGCCCGCAGATCGCAGGACCGGCGCTGACGGTCCAGACCCAGGCCGGCGACAACTTCGCCATCCACCAAGCCCTGGCCTGTGTGAAGCCCGGGCAGATCCTCGTCGTCTCCGGAGAGCGGGGACGCGAACGGGCACTCATCGGGGACCTGATCGCTGAGCGGGCGAAGAAGGCGGGCGTCGCCGGGATGATCCTCGACGCCCCGGTGCGCGATGCCGCCGGCATCGCCGAGGTCGGCCTGCCCGTCTGGGCGGCCGGCATCTCGGCCGCCGGACCTTATAAGTCAGGCCCCGCCAGGCTGGGGCGGCCCGTCGCCGTCGGGCATGCTGTGTGCAACCCCGGTGACATCGTGGTCGCTGATGCCGAGGGCATCCTCTTCCTGGCCCCGGAGGAAGCCACCGCCGCGGCGGAGGCCGCCGAAGCGGTTCTGGCAGACGAATCCGCGCGGCGCGAGTCCATTCGCAGCACCACCTAG
- a CDS encoding tripartite tricarboxylate transporter permease, producing MGLTEFDVSVLFDPLNIVAILVGSLAGMFFGAIPGVGAMVVLVLFLPISFLLPPLPAVLLLLAVYQSSEYGGSISSIILGIPGSPSNVATILDGHPMAQSGMPGKALGYSLWASAIGGLVGGLALLFLAVPIAAFAMTLSYPEYFLLGMLGILAVAVISSHDLVRSIISAILGLMVGTVGMDLITGAPRFTGGQMELYSGFTLVAIILGMFAFSEVITMIRDNGSQPAPDTLSVKTKVPFAELRTTAKATTGGSIIGSLIGIFPGTGSGTASWFGYSLAKKLSRNPDRFGKGSPEGIAGAESANNSSVGGSLLPLLTLGVPGSPAIAIVMGAFLMHGIVPGPNIFAEEPTLTYGILFGFLLTSVAMFFSGKLVTPIFSRVLKIPSEMLIPAVLLISIVGVYAANTSSFELWVALTVGVIAYFMRNLGFSLPAFVLAFVLSGIIEENFRRALLVSGGDLTIFVTRPFSLVLVLIIVGLVGLGIWGKVRGTRREKILAEVQGTDEQESKA from the coding sequence ATGGGCTTGACGGAATTCGACGTCTCGGTCCTCTTCGATCCGCTCAACATCGTCGCCATCCTGGTCGGCTCCCTGGCAGGCATGTTCTTCGGTGCCATCCCGGGTGTCGGAGCGATGGTGGTGCTGGTCCTCTTCCTGCCCATCTCGTTCCTCCTGCCGCCACTGCCTGCGGTGCTCCTGCTGCTGGCCGTGTATCAGTCGAGCGAGTACGGCGGGTCGATCTCCAGCATCATCCTGGGGATCCCCGGTTCGCCGTCGAATGTGGCGACGATCCTCGACGGGCATCCGATGGCACAGAGCGGGATGCCGGGGAAGGCGCTGGGGTACTCGCTGTGGGCGAGCGCGATCGGCGGTCTCGTCGGAGGGCTCGCGCTGCTCTTCCTGGCGGTCCCAATCGCGGCCTTCGCGATGACGCTCAGCTATCCGGAGTACTTCCTCCTGGGGATGCTCGGCATCCTCGCCGTGGCGGTGATCAGCTCCCACGATCTGGTCCGCAGCATCATCTCGGCGATCCTGGGACTCATGGTCGGCACCGTGGGCATGGACCTCATCACCGGCGCCCCGCGGTTCACCGGGGGCCAGATGGAGCTCTACAGCGGGTTCACACTCGTGGCGATCATCCTCGGAATGTTCGCTTTCTCCGAGGTCATCACGATGATCCGTGACAACGGGAGCCAGCCGGCACCCGATACTCTGTCGGTGAAGACGAAGGTCCCGTTCGCGGAGCTGAGGACGACGGCCAAGGCAACCACCGGGGGCAGCATCATCGGCTCGCTGATCGGGATCTTCCCCGGCACGGGCTCTGGGACCGCTTCGTGGTTCGGCTACAGCCTGGCGAAGAAGCTCTCCAGGAACCCTGACAGATTCGGCAAGGGGAGTCCCGAGGGCATCGCCGGCGCTGAATCCGCCAACAACTCCTCAGTGGGCGGGTCCCTCCTGCCGCTGCTGACCCTCGGGGTCCCCGGGTCGCCGGCCATCGCGATCGTGATGGGAGCCTTCCTCATGCATGGCATCGTGCCCGGCCCCAACATCTTCGCCGAGGAACCCACTCTCACCTACGGAATCCTCTTCGGCTTCCTGCTCACTTCAGTGGCGATGTTCTTCTCCGGGAAGCTGGTGACGCCCATCTTCTCGCGGGTGCTGAAGATTCCCAGTGAGATGCTCATCCCCGCCGTCCTGCTCATCTCGATCGTCGGCGTCTATGCGGCGAACACCTCGAGCTTCGAGCTGTGGGTCGCACTCACCGTCGGTGTGATCGCCTACTTCATGAGGAACCTTGGTTTCTCGCTCCCTGCCTTCGTGCTGGCGTTCGTGCTCAGCGGGATCATCGAGGAGAACTTCCGCCGTGCCCTGCTGGTTTCGGGCGGGGACCTTACGATCTTCGTGACCAGGCCCTTCTCTCTCGTCCTGGTCCTGATCATCGTCGGTCTCGTGGGCCTGGGCATCTGGGGCAAGGTCAGGGGCACTCGGCGCGAGAAGATCCTCGCCGAGGTGCAGGGGACTGACGAGCAGGAGTCCAAGGCCTGA
- a CDS encoding Bug family tripartite tricarboxylate transporter substrate binding protein encodes MKDTHTRTTLITGILAVPALALTACGGQADGDDAESFPDETITFITAFAAGGANDSLARMLAEHTETVDEDYDFVIENIDGGSGSVGQAEGAQADPDGHTLLLVTPSIITNPMFNDVPYTHDSFEPVILINSEPHVLLVNADAPYDDFASFVEHAEENPGQVSIGVSGAETTTAFTSRDLASAAGIETTTVPHDGTADALLQAQGGHIDGAVAGGLTEAQSAIDEGSLKPILVFDDERLEDMPDVPTASEQDLDTMHSSWRGVAVPEGTDPEIIQALHDVFQEALETPGYEEASENLNLSIDYAGPEDFQSLIDATYETYSDYED; translated from the coding sequence ATGAAGGACACCCACACCCGCACCACACTCATCACCGGGATACTGGCCGTGCCGGCGCTGGCCCTGACCGCCTGCGGCGGTCAGGCTGACGGAGACGACGCGGAGAGTTTCCCCGACGAGACCATCACCTTCATCACCGCCTTCGCCGCAGGCGGGGCGAACGACTCGCTGGCCCGCATGCTGGCCGAGCACACCGAGACCGTCGACGAGGACTACGACTTCGTCATCGAGAACATCGACGGCGGGTCCGGTTCCGTGGGTCAGGCCGAAGGGGCCCAGGCGGACCCGGACGGGCACACCCTGCTGCTGGTCACGCCCTCGATCATCACCAATCCGATGTTCAACGACGTGCCGTACACCCACGATTCCTTCGAACCGGTCATTCTCATCAACAGCGAGCCCCACGTGCTGCTCGTCAACGCTGACGCTCCCTATGACGACTTCGCCTCCTTCGTCGAGCACGCCGAGGAGAACCCTGGACAGGTCAGCATCGGTGTCTCCGGGGCTGAGACCACCACCGCTTTCACAAGCCGTGACCTGGCCAGCGCGGCTGGGATCGAGACCACCACGGTGCCTCACGACGGGACGGCCGACGCCCTGCTGCAGGCTCAGGGTGGACACATCGACGGCGCGGTCGCCGGGGGACTCACCGAGGCACAGTCCGCGATCGACGAGGGCAGTCTGAAGCCCATTCTGGTGTTCGACGACGAGCGGCTCGAGGATATGCCGGACGTCCCCACGGCGAGCGAGCAGGACCTGGACACCATGCACAGCTCCTGGCGTGGCGTTGCCGTGCCCGAGGGCACGGACCCGGAGATCATCCAGGCCCTGCACGACGTCTTCCAGGAGGCGCTGGAGACCCCGGGCTACGAGGAGGCCTCCGAGAACCTGAATCTCTCCATCGACTACGCCGGCCCGGAGGACTTCCAGTCGCTGATCGATGCCACCTACGAGACCTACTCGGACTATGAGGACTGA
- a CDS encoding transglycosylase family protein, whose protein sequence is MRSGAGNSYGVVRVLSPQQSVRVISGPRNGGWYQVSVGGRTGWVFGTFLNFESGGEVHHADMENIEPTDVVTTQETVLRAQHDDDGASLATVPEGAKLTATSLVEGWYFVHHEGQGGWIDAAHAEIVDTEAASDSDVSQKPAEKPAEKPAEEPAEDQAESQAEDDAPAEKPAEKPAEKPDEEPAEEELEAPGDEDNDAPAGDEDDVVASHSLADYLPDTRALVAQLAELEGSDAETLFDELIGEEAFTDDDGLLDHDALRDRLDELKPVEEEPVEEEPVEEEPAEEEPGSIVAGHTLDDYLPATRALVEQLAELEGQSIDSLFNDLLGDDSLTDDAGALDHASLQGRVDELSPEPEPEPEPEPEPEPEPEPEPEPEPEPEPEPEPEPEPEPEPEPEPEPEPEPEPEPEPEPEPEPEPEPEPEPEPEPEPEPEPEPEPEPEPEPEPEPEDSTPPPSYNSVWDRLAMCEATGDWSINTGNGYYGGVQFSQQSWEWVGGTGMPHQASKYEQISRAYELWKIQGWDAWPGCKAKLGLSGDPGGVDNYEMGSNASTVSSSANIWNASFSVPLREDADSGSSKLAQIPRGADVEQLDTEGSWIQVRYVEDGETHIGWVNTGYLSHA, encoded by the coding sequence ATGCGATCCGGCGCGGGGAACAGCTACGGCGTCGTCCGCGTGCTGAGCCCGCAGCAGTCGGTCCGTGTGATCTCCGGACCGCGCAATGGGGGCTGGTATCAGGTGTCGGTGGGCGGTCGCACCGGATGGGTCTTCGGCACGTTCCTCAACTTCGAGTCCGGCGGCGAGGTCCATCACGCGGACATGGAGAACATCGAGCCCACCGATGTCGTCACCACGCAGGAGACCGTCTTGCGGGCGCAGCACGACGACGACGGCGCCTCGCTCGCCACGGTGCCTGAGGGGGCGAAGCTGACCGCAACCTCGTTGGTGGAGGGCTGGTACTTCGTGCACCACGAGGGCCAGGGCGGCTGGATCGATGCCGCCCACGCCGAGATCGTGGACACCGAGGCGGCGTCTGATTCGGACGTGTCGCAGAAGCCCGCCGAGAAGCCCGCCGAGAAGCCGGCTGAAGAACCGGCGGAGGACCAGGCGGAGTCTCAGGCTGAGGACGATGCACCGGCGGAGAAACCGGCCGAGAAGCCTGCGGAGAAGCCGGACGAGGAGCCTGCTGAAGAGGAGCTTGAAGCTCCCGGCGACGAAGACAACGACGCTCCGGCAGGGGACGAGGACGACGTCGTCGCGTCGCATTCGCTGGCCGACTACTTGCCCGACACTCGTGCCCTGGTCGCACAGCTTGCCGAGCTCGAGGGCTCCGATGCCGAGACGCTCTTCGACGAGCTCATCGGGGAGGAGGCCTTCACCGACGACGACGGCCTCCTCGACCACGATGCGCTCCGGGATCGCCTGGACGAGCTGAAGCCTGTTGAGGAGGAGCCTGTCGAGGAGGAGCCTGTCGAGGAGGAGCCTGCTGAGGAGGAGCCTGGGTCGATTGTCGCTGGGCACACCCTCGACGACTACCTGCCGGCTACCCGTGCCCTTGTCGAGCAGCTCGCTGAACTTGAGGGACAGAGCATCGACTCGCTCTTCAACGACCTTCTCGGGGACGACTCCTTGACGGATGATGCCGGTGCTCTCGACCACGCCTCTCTGCAGGGACGTGTCGACGAACTCAGCCCGGAGCCGGAGCCCGAGCCCGAGCCTGAGCCGGAGCCTGAGCCTGAGCCGGAGCCGGAGCCGGAGCCGGAGCCGGAGCCTGAGCCGGAGCCTGAGCCGGAGCCTGAGCCGGAGCCGGAGCCTGAGCCTGAGCCTGAGCCGGAGCCTGAGCCGGAGCCGGAGCCGGAGCCTGAGCCGGAGCCGGAGCCGGAGCCGGAGCCGGAGCCGGAGCCGGAGCCGGAGCCTGAGCCTGAGCCTGAGCCTGAGCCTGAGCCTGAGCCTGAGCCCGAGCCCGAGCCCGAGCCAGAGGACTCCACCCCGCCGCCGTCGTACAACTCGGTCTGGGACCGACTGGCCATGTGTGAGGCGACCGGCGACTGGAGCATCAACACCGGCAACGGATACTACGGCGGTGTCCAGTTCTCTCAGCAGTCCTGGGAATGGGTCGGTGGCACCGGAATGCCCCACCAGGCCTCAAAATACGAGCAGATCTCCCGCGCCTATGAACTCTGGAAGATCCAGGGCTGGGACGCGTGGCCCGGCTGCAAGGCCAAGTTGGGGCTCTCCGGGGACCCCGGCGGCGTCGACAACTATGAGATGGGCAGCAACGCGAGCACCGTCTCCAGCTCGGCGAACATCTGGAACGCGAGCTTCAGCGTCCCGCTGCGGGAGGATGCCGACTCCGGCAGCTCGAAGCTCGCACAGATCCCACGTGGCGCCGATGTCGAACAGCTCGACACCGAGGGCAGCTGGATCCAGGTGCGCTACGTCGAGGACGGTGAGACCCACATCGGCTGGGTGAACACCGGATACCTCTCCCACGCCTGA
- a CDS encoding IclR family transcriptional regulator has product MNTSGNKGRTLERAFDVLRSLENARSPIRLSEVSRETGLHIATTQRIMATLVNSGYAQTSENGYTLGPVALAQAHAFVLQDPLVKAARPVLTELSDSTGLTASIFVRSGFDRILTARVEAPEPMRYQFPIGRRLPLDVGAGKPLLAHLPDEELQEYFEDYSGPRLASGEQQTAESLRSELSEIRETGYHLGLSERVLGTVSVAAVIRSARGEVAGVLNIVAHDDTVSVEALRRRVPEVLRAAELIGQQV; this is encoded by the coding sequence ATGAACACGTCGGGCAACAAAGGACGCACACTCGAGCGTGCATTCGACGTGCTGCGGAGCCTGGAGAACGCGCGGTCACCGATCAGGCTCAGCGAGGTCTCCCGTGAGACAGGGCTGCACATCGCCACCACTCAGCGGATCATGGCCACGTTGGTGAACAGCGGCTACGCACAGACCTCGGAGAACGGATACACGCTCGGCCCCGTGGCGCTGGCTCAGGCTCACGCCTTCGTGCTGCAGGACCCACTGGTCAAGGCCGCACGCCCCGTCCTGACCGAGCTCTCGGACTCGACCGGCCTGACGGCGTCGATCTTCGTGCGCTCCGGTTTTGATCGAATCTTGACGGCACGCGTGGAGGCGCCGGAGCCGATGCGCTACCAGTTCCCAATCGGCCGACGACTCCCTCTCGACGTCGGAGCTGGCAAGCCGCTGCTCGCGCACCTCCCGGATGAGGAGCTGCAGGAGTACTTCGAGGACTACTCCGGACCCCGGCTCGCCTCGGGAGAACAGCAGACTGCCGAGAGTCTGCGCTCCGAACTGAGCGAGATCCGCGAGACGGGGTACCATCTGGGCCTCTCCGAGCGCGTACTCGGGACGGTGAGCGTCGCGGCCGTGATACGCAGTGCACGCGGCGAGGTCGCAGGCGTCTTGAACATCGTCGCCCACGACGACACCGTCAGCGTCGAGGCGCTGAGACGGCGGGTCCCCGAAGTGCTGCGGGCCGCCGAGCTCATCGGGCAGCAGGTGTAG